The following coding sequences lie in one Alosa sapidissima isolate fAloSap1 chromosome 15, fAloSap1.pri, whole genome shotgun sequence genomic window:
- the LOC121683722 gene encoding olfactory receptor 4E1-like has translation MENISYDSDTLTMEGLDISESSTYPVFFTLLFIYIALLITNIGVLVIIIAERSLHQPMYLLFCNLSVNDILGNTILMPRVLLDMVSKERLISYSACVTQAFFSHTYGSASHTILIVMAIDRYVAICNPLRYSAIMTTKAVVTLSVCAWGFSVVLVGVLLSLTIRLSRCRSLIKHAFCDNASLFKLSCEDVSINNIYGLFYTVLLFSSSMGTVAITYIRIAVICWTKKNAELNSKAIQTCASHLVLYLIMLLMGYIIIIMHRFPENPFLRKIIAILFHVIPAHLNPIIYGLQTKHLRLKILQVFGRKINPS, from the coding sequence ATGGAAAATATTTCCTATGACAGTGACACTCTTACAATGGAAGGATTAGACATTTCTGAATCATCCACATATCCAGTGTTTTTCACATTACTCTTTATCTATATTGCACTGCTAATAACCAATATTGGTGTTCTTGTTATCATAATTGCAGAAAGAAGCTTACACCAACCTATGTATCTACTATTCTGCAACTTGTCTGTCAATGATATTCTAGGTAACACAATCTTAATGCCCCGTGTACTGTTAGACATGGTTTCTAAAGAGAGGTTAATTTCATATAGTGCGTGTGTTACACAGGCGTTTTTCAGTCACACTTATGGCTCGGCTTCACACACCATACTAATCGTAATGGCCATTGATAGATATGTTGCGATATGCAATCCATTGAGATACAGCGCAATTATGACAACCAAGGCAGTTGtgactttgtctgtgtgtgcttggggtTTTTCAGTTGTATTAGTTGGTGTATTACTTAGCCTCACAATCAGGCTGTCTCGCTGTAGGTCACTCATTAAGCATGCCTTTTGTGACAATGCATCCTTGTTCAAATTATCATGTGAAGATGTTTCTATTAATAATATATATGGGCTGTTTTACACTGTGCTGCTGTTTTCCTCATCAATGGGTACCGTTGCTATTACTTACATTAGAATTGCTGTCATATGCTGGACAAAGAAAAATGCAGAGCTCAACAGCAAAGCCATTCAAACGTGTGCAAGTCATTTAGTCTTGTATCTGATCATGCTCCTGATGGGAtacataatcatcatcatgCATCGGTTCCCAGAAAACCCATTTTTAAGAAAAATCATTGCCATTCTTTTTCATGTTATACCTGCCCATTTAAATCCAATTATTTATGGCCTACAGACTAAACATTTAAGACTGAAAATTTTGCAAGTATTTGGTAGAAAAATCAATCCCAGTTAA